A single genomic interval of Bradyrhizobium sp. sBnM-33 harbors:
- a CDS encoding DUF1499 domain-containing protein — MARRFSAPYQSEPVSSLATWSRNLAIFAVVAVIVSILIVRFGFLEVKPALATFFGALGLAVLSILVGLAAFAAIWQNGSRGMGRILLAFLINALLLAYPTYLALQYSKLPPIHDITTDPIDPPRFEALARLRSGEGANSAVYAGLYSAEQQRIAYPDIETVELEVPPQRAYEVTLGLVTKRKWLVIDERPPQPPRRIGRIEAVARTPIMGFREDISIRITPDGEDSRVDIRSSSRYFESDLGSNAARVSKLIEDINAAVDNAKPAAPKKSQTPAKAQAKNVKK; from the coding sequence ATGGCCCGAAGGTTTTCCGCTCCCTACCAGTCGGAGCCCGTGTCCAGCCTCGCCACCTGGTCACGCAACCTCGCCATTTTCGCCGTGGTCGCGGTGATCGTTTCCATTCTCATTGTCCGCTTCGGCTTTCTGGAGGTGAAGCCGGCACTGGCGACATTCTTCGGCGCGCTCGGTTTGGCCGTGCTTTCCATTCTGGTCGGCCTCGCCGCCTTTGCCGCGATCTGGCAGAACGGGTCGCGCGGCATGGGCCGGATCCTGCTGGCGTTCCTGATCAACGCGCTCCTGCTTGCCTACCCGACCTACCTCGCCCTGCAATACAGCAAGCTGCCGCCGATCCACGACATCACTACCGATCCGATCGATCCGCCGCGCTTCGAGGCGCTGGCGCGGCTGCGCAGCGGCGAAGGCGCCAACTCCGCGGTCTATGCCGGGCTCTATTCGGCCGAGCAGCAGCGGATCGCCTATCCCGACATCGAGACCGTGGAACTCGAAGTCCCCCCGCAACGGGCCTATGAAGTGACGCTGGGGCTGGTCACCAAGCGCAAATGGCTTGTGATTGACGAACGGCCGCCGCAGCCGCCGCGCCGCATCGGCCGCATCGAGGCGGTGGCGCGAACGCCGATCATGGGATTCCGCGAGGACATCTCGATCCGTATCACGCCCGATGGCGAAGACTCGCGCGTCGATATCCGCTCCTCCTCGCGCTATTTCGAAAGCGACCTCGGCAGCAACGCCGCCCGCGTCTCAAAGCTGATCGAGGACATCAACGCCGCCGTCGACAACGCCAAACCCGCGGCGCCGAAGAAGTCGCAGACGCCGGCCAAGGCGCAGGCGAAGAATGTGAAAAAGTGA
- a CDS encoding formylglycine-generating enzyme family protein → MDRISMRVDGDSQHCIRRIWRTRESGKFAIDWTEVTIGQFRKFAAERALKTAAEQAGGGHEFEGGWIRRVGWTWSTPFGQPGSEDEPAVHVSWSEARHYCSAIGGRLPTLEEWEHAAYTETRANPTDDFVRGRTYPYPAGDTPDGMNTSGNDRWPRHAATGTTKRGINGLYDMGGNVWEWLADRRGDEALTAGGSWWYGADKTQSPAVQWKPADFFAVYIGFRCAYGPQ, encoded by the coding sequence TTGGATCGCATTTCCATGCGGGTTGATGGCGATAGCCAGCATTGCATTCGCCGAATCTGGCGGACGCGAGAATCTGGCAAGTTTGCCATCGACTGGACCGAAGTCACGATCGGCCAGTTTCGGAAGTTCGCTGCCGAGCGGGCTCTGAAGACCGCGGCCGAACAGGCGGGTGGTGGGCATGAATTCGAGGGCGGCTGGATCCGTCGCGTCGGCTGGACGTGGTCGACGCCGTTCGGACAGCCGGGCAGCGAGGATGAGCCGGCTGTGCATGTGTCGTGGAGCGAAGCTCGTCACTACTGCTCCGCCATTGGCGGACGCTTGCCTACGCTGGAAGAATGGGAGCACGCCGCCTACACCGAAACGCGCGCCAATCCTACCGATGATTTTGTAAGGGGACGCACCTATCCCTATCCTGCTGGCGACACGCCTGATGGCATGAACACATCCGGGAACGATCGCTGGCCGCGCCACGCAGCCACCGGCACCACGAAGCGAGGCATCAACGGCCTCTATGATATGGGTGGCAATGTCTGGGAGTGGCTTGCGGATCGCCGCGGCGACGAAGCCCTCACGGCTGGCGGGTCGTGGTGGTACGGTGCGGACAAGACACAATCGCCAGCCGTACAGTGGAAACCGGCCGACTTCTTCGCCGTTTATATCGGGTTTCGCTGCGCTTACGGTCCTCAGTAG
- a CDS encoding aldo/keto reductase, with protein MGVTDQMFISNKIWSTGDYLADESHALASMEQSRLRLWRDKIDLFHCHSLVNVDAIVPLLRAWKKEGRIRYVGASVHENDYHHILAGLIDKDLVDFIQVNYSIFNRHAEERILRAAMDKGIGVLTNMPLEKGRLHKIVEGRPLPDFARDIGAENWSQVFIKWAMGHPAVTTVLAATSNPDHAAENVGALRGPQPDQAMRQRMARHMETIAGFTNLASMQWYPDKQGMYQGVIRRSQAALRQRMS; from the coding sequence ATGGGCGTGACGGATCAGATGTTCATCAGCAACAAGATCTGGTCGACCGGCGACTACCTGGCCGACGAAAGTCACGCGTTGGCCAGCATGGAGCAGTCGAGGCTGCGGCTGTGGCGCGACAAGATAGACCTGTTCCACTGCCATAGCCTGGTCAATGTCGACGCGATCGTGCCGCTGCTGCGCGCATGGAAGAAAGAGGGCAGGATTCGCTATGTCGGCGCCTCCGTCCACGAGAACGACTACCATCACATTCTTGCAGGCTTAATCGACAAGGACCTGGTTGATTTCATCCAGGTCAACTATTCGATTTTCAATCGCCATGCCGAAGAGCGCATCCTTCGCGCGGCGATGGATAAGGGCATTGGCGTGTTGACAAACATGCCGCTGGAAAAAGGCCGCTTGCACAAGATCGTCGAAGGCCGGCCGCTGCCCGATTTCGCTCGCGACATCGGTGCGGAGAACTGGTCGCAGGTCTTCATCAAATGGGCAATGGGCCATCCGGCGGTGACGACCGTTCTTGCCGCGACATCGAACCCGGATCACGCAGCCGAGAATGTCGGCGCGCTGCGCGGACCTCAGCCTGATCAAGCCATGCGGCAGCGGATGGCGCGGCACATGGAAACCATTGCCGGCTTCACCAATCTCGCGTCGATGCAATGGTATCCTGACAAGCAGGGCATGTATCAGGGCGTCATTCGTCGTTCGCAGGCGGCATTGCGGCAGCGCATGAGTTAA
- a CDS encoding twin-arginine translocation signal domain-containing protein yields MDKTRQDSPLTTDRRRFLGAATAMGAIAATAVHETALRVSTANAQAPAGGARTPAAGSILNRTIGRTNESLPALGLGTFLTFDLLPGRNRDALREVTKRYVDAGVRVVDTSPLYGTSEVSVG; encoded by the coding sequence ATGGATAAGACACGTCAAGATTCCCCGCTTACGACCGATCGCCGCCGTTTTCTGGGCGCCGCCACAGCAATGGGCGCTATCGCCGCGACAGCCGTGCATGAAACGGCACTTCGCGTTTCAACCGCCAATGCGCAGGCGCCTGCAGGCGGTGCACGGACGCCTGCAGCGGGATCAATACTGAACCGAACGATCGGCCGCACCAATGAAAGCCTTCCGGCGCTCGGGCTGGGCACGTTTCTGACCTTCGACCTGCTGCCGGGCCGCAATCGCGACGCATTGCGCGAGGTCACCAAGAGATATGTCGATGCGGGCGTCCGGGTGGTCGATACGTCGCCTCTCTACGGTACAAGCGAGGTCAGCGTCGGCTGA
- a CDS encoding helix-turn-helix domain-containing protein: MQRDAVEDASEGASTIDRLSSRPDGWRRTQWTSSAFETAHRPMTSVVEGRILSPNHLIMATLSGGAERHEISADGGHRYDGPDLPSTVSFLPAGCERRLRLHNVEWRWAAIALDPAKLSATARASIEALGPLSGSEDSFVWNMLAEFERLDALEGGLDTIYCDTMSLALILYLARRYGGARMKDTSIRLPAWRLRRVTEFIDAHLSATIRIADLADLAQLSEGHFHRAFRATTGQTPLEFVHARRVAMAKQLLASSKLSVAQMAMRVGFLSPAHFARVFRSVTGQSPSQYRRSFHL, from the coding sequence ATGCAACGTGATGCTGTTGAAGATGCGTCTGAAGGCGCGTCGACAATCGATCGGTTAAGTTCCCGGCCGGATGGCTGGCGGCGCACCCAATGGACGAGCAGTGCATTCGAAACCGCGCACCGGCCGATGACATCCGTCGTCGAGGGCCGCATCCTGTCGCCAAATCACCTCATTATGGCGACCCTGTCCGGCGGCGCCGAGCGGCATGAAATTTCGGCTGATGGCGGGCATCGCTATGACGGCCCCGATTTACCGTCTACTGTCTCATTTCTCCCGGCTGGCTGCGAGCGACGGCTTCGGCTGCACAATGTGGAATGGCGGTGGGCAGCCATCGCACTCGATCCGGCAAAGCTTTCGGCGACAGCGCGCGCGTCGATCGAGGCACTGGGCCCGCTGTCAGGGTCGGAAGACAGCTTCGTCTGGAACATGCTGGCGGAGTTCGAGCGGCTTGACGCGCTGGAAGGCGGCCTCGACACGATCTATTGCGACACGATGAGCCTCGCCCTCATTCTGTACCTTGCACGCCGATACGGCGGTGCGCGAATGAAGGATACATCGATTAGACTGCCTGCGTGGCGGTTGCGGCGCGTCACCGAATTCATCGACGCGCATTTGAGCGCGACAATTCGGATTGCCGATCTCGCTGATCTTGCCCAGCTGTCGGAAGGCCATTTCCATCGCGCATTCAGGGCAACGACGGGACAGACGCCGCTGGAGTTCGTTCATGCGCGGCGCGTCGCGATGGCAAAGCAGCTGCTTGCAAGCAGCAAGCTCTCGGTCGCGCAGATGGCGATGCGCGTCGGCTTTCTCAGTCCCGCGCATTTTGCACGCGTCTTCCGCTCGGTCACCGGCCAGAGCCCATCCCAATATCGACGCTCGTTCCATCTCTGA
- a CDS encoding fatty-acid--CoA ligase, with amino-acid sequence MLGLMQDWPLLCHRIIEHAAKYHGTQEVVTRSVEGPIHRTNYAEIHARALKVSQRLDGDGIKLGDRIATIAWNTWRHLECWYGIMGIGAICHTVNPRLFPDQIAWIINHAQDRVVITDTTFVPILEKIAPNLPSVERYIVLTDKAHMPQTTLKNAVAYEDWIAEADGKFTWKDFDENTAAAMCYTSGTTGDPKGVLYSHRSNVLHALMANNVDALGTSAAETMLPVVPLFHANSWGIAFSAPSMGTKLVMPGPKLDGASVFELLETEKVTHTAGVPTVWLMLLNHMSANNLKLPHLKSVVCGGSAMPRSMIKAFVDMGIRVRHAWGMTEMSPIGTVAALKPPFAQLSGEERLDILQTQGYPPFGVEMKITDDSGKELPWDGKTFGRLKVAGPAVAKAYFKVDTDILDEEGYFDTGDVATIDQHGYMRITDRSKDVIKSGGEWISSIDLENLAVGHPAVAEAAVIGVYHPKWDERPLLIVQLKAGQQASREDILKFMDGKIAKWWMPDDVVFVDGIPHTATGKILKTALREQFKSYRFPNAAA; translated from the coding sequence ATGCTCGGATTGATGCAAGATTGGCCTTTGCTTTGCCATCGGATTATCGAACACGCGGCGAAGTATCACGGCACGCAAGAAGTCGTCACGCGGTCGGTCGAAGGTCCCATTCATCGCACCAATTACGCCGAAATTCATGCGCGCGCGCTGAAAGTATCGCAACGGCTCGACGGCGACGGCATCAAGCTCGGCGACCGTATCGCCACCATCGCCTGGAACACCTGGCGCCATCTCGAATGCTGGTATGGCATCATGGGAATCGGCGCGATTTGCCACACCGTCAATCCGCGGCTGTTCCCCGACCAGATCGCCTGGATCATCAACCACGCGCAGGACCGCGTGGTGATCACCGATACCACCTTCGTGCCGATCCTGGAAAAGATCGCGCCCAACCTGCCGAGCGTCGAGCGCTACATCGTTCTGACCGACAAGGCACATATGCCGCAGACCACGCTGAAGAATGCGGTCGCCTATGAGGATTGGATCGCGGAAGCGGACGGCAAGTTCACGTGGAAGGACTTTGACGAGAATACCGCGGCCGCGATGTGCTACACCTCAGGCACCACGGGCGACCCCAAAGGCGTGTTGTATTCGCACCGTTCCAACGTGCTGCATGCGCTGATGGCCAACAACGTCGACGCTCTCGGCACCAGCGCCGCCGAAACCATGCTGCCGGTGGTGCCATTGTTCCATGCCAATAGCTGGGGCATCGCGTTCTCCGCGCCTTCGATGGGCACCAAGCTCGTCATGCCCGGTCCCAAGCTCGACGGCGCTTCGGTCTTCGAGCTTCTCGAGACCGAGAAGGTCACGCACACCGCCGGCGTGCCGACGGTGTGGCTGATGCTGCTGAACCATATGTCGGCCAACAATCTGAAGCTGCCTCACCTCAAGAGCGTGGTGTGCGGCGGCTCGGCGATGCCGCGCTCGATGATCAAGGCGTTCGTCGACATGGGTATTCGCGTGCGCCACGCCTGGGGCATGACCGAGATGAGCCCGATCGGCACCGTGGCAGCCTTGAAGCCGCCGTTTGCCCAACTCTCCGGCGAGGAGCGGCTCGACATCCTGCAGACCCAGGGCTACCCGCCGTTCGGTGTCGAGATGAAGATCACCGACGATTCCGGCAAGGAACTGCCGTGGGACGGCAAGACTTTTGGCCGCCTCAAGGTCGCCGGCCCTGCGGTCGCCAAGGCCTACTTCAAGGTCGATACCGACATCCTCGACGAGGAAGGCTATTTCGATACAGGTGACGTCGCCACCATCGATCAGCACGGTTACATGCGGATCACCGACCGCTCCAAGGACGTCATCAAGTCCGGCGGCGAATGGATCTCATCGATAGACCTCGAAAACCTCGCGGTCGGCCATCCCGCGGTCGCGGAAGCCGCTGTCATCGGCGTCTACCATCCCAAATGGGACGAACGTCCGCTGCTGATCGTGCAACTCAAGGCCGGCCAGCAGGCAAGCCGCGAGGACATCCTGAAATTCATGGACGGCAAAATCGCAAAATGGTGGATGCCCGACGACGTCGTCTTCGTCGACGGCATCCCGCACACCGCAACCGGCAAGATCCTAAAGACCGCGCTTCGCGAGCAGTTCAAAAGCTACCGCTTCCCGAACGCGGCGGCCTGA
- a CDS encoding extensin family protein, protein MNFTAQKASRKWANGAFGRIAAAMVTVAAAALLIGMPVEPAWAAKASRAAPWDDLFREFQPRARAKARRAAVPLPKPRPAEAPSAEPERPPEKEQASPEKDKAKEQAAPAPQPTPQPSACRLALTDEVAIAPSIPDIRGNGGCGGEDLVRLEAIVLPDKRRVSVKPAAILRCPMASALADWIRKDIAPLAERLGSAVSDLDNFASFECRGRNRIVGARLSEHGRANAIDVRAFRLANGRLISLTDRMVPRELRETVLHSACARFSTVLGPGSDWYHEDHIHLDLMERRGNYRICQWDVWDPLPQKAPLLPAERPEEAPPREVATKPDEAKRDAAKPDAEPEAEKSNAEKSDEAEPPREEKKPATKKRRQNRRS, encoded by the coding sequence ATGAACTTTACCGCGCAGAAAGCAAGCCGAAAATGGGCTAATGGCGCCTTTGGCCGTATTGCAGCGGCAATGGTTACCGTCGCCGCAGCGGCGCTGTTGATTGGCATGCCAGTCGAGCCGGCCTGGGCGGCGAAAGCGTCACGCGCCGCGCCGTGGGATGACCTGTTCAGGGAATTTCAACCGCGTGCGCGAGCAAAGGCGCGCCGCGCGGCCGTGCCGCTGCCGAAGCCGCGTCCTGCCGAGGCGCCGTCTGCCGAGCCTGAACGGCCGCCCGAGAAGGAGCAGGCGTCGCCTGAGAAAGACAAGGCCAAGGAGCAGGCCGCGCCCGCACCGCAGCCCACGCCGCAACCCTCGGCCTGCCGGCTGGCGTTGACGGACGAAGTGGCCATCGCTCCCAGTATCCCCGACATTCGCGGCAACGGCGGCTGCGGGGGCGAGGACTTGGTGCGGCTGGAAGCGATCGTGCTCCCGGACAAGCGGCGCGTGTCGGTGAAGCCCGCTGCGATCCTGCGTTGTCCCATGGCGTCCGCGCTCGCCGACTGGATCCGCAAAGACATCGCGCCACTGGCGGAGCGGCTCGGCAGCGCCGTCTCCGATCTCGATAATTTCGCCTCGTTCGAGTGCCGCGGCCGTAACCGCATCGTCGGCGCGAGACTCTCCGAGCACGGCCGCGCCAACGCAATCGACGTTCGCGCCTTCAGGCTCGCCAACGGCCGCCTGATCTCGCTGACCGACCGCATGGTGCCGCGGGAATTGCGCGAGACCGTGCTGCATTCCGCCTGCGCGCGGTTCTCGACGGTGCTGGGTCCGGGCTCGGACTGGTACCACGAGGATCATATCCATCTCGACCTGATGGAACGGCGCGGCAATTACCGGATCTGTCAGTGGGATGTATGGGATCCGCTGCCGCAGAAGGCGCCGCTATTGCCGGCAGAACGGCCCGAGGAAGCGCCGCCGCGCGAGGTCGCCACTAAGCCGGACGAAGCCAAGCGGGATGCTGCCAAGCCCGATGCCGAGCCTGAAGCCGAAAAATCCAACGCCGAGAAATCGGATGAGGCCGAGCCGCCGCGCGAGGAGAAGAAGCCCGCAACGAAAAAGCGCCGGCAAAACCGGCGCTCTTGA
- a CDS encoding L,D-transpeptidase, with protein sequence MSLKVMLGLLAAGLALSGCMPATTYQAAPEATLKPNDKAQLAKARYAAVKPPEPFRRAIVDYHRKELPGTIVVDSDNHYLYLVQDGGKAIRYGVTVGEEALAFSGIARVGNMAEWPKWTPTADIHKRIEGLPASVPGGVDNPLGARALYLYQGNRDTLFRIHGTNQPEYIGASISSGCIRMTNEDVIDLYSRVKTGTMVVVLEPKQGDSPFNSKMALQGGGNSGPMAQ encoded by the coding sequence ATGTCGCTCAAAGTAATGTTGGGGTTGCTCGCCGCTGGCCTTGCGTTGTCCGGCTGTATGCCGGCAACCACCTATCAGGCCGCCCCTGAAGCCACCCTAAAGCCGAACGACAAGGCCCAGCTCGCGAAGGCGCGCTACGCCGCGGTCAAGCCCCCAGAGCCGTTCCGCCGCGCCATCGTCGACTATCACCGCAAGGAACTGCCCGGAACCATCGTCGTCGATTCCGACAACCACTACCTCTATCTGGTCCAGGACGGCGGCAAGGCGATCCGCTACGGCGTGACCGTCGGCGAGGAAGCGTTGGCTTTCTCCGGCATCGCGCGCGTCGGCAACATGGCGGAATGGCCGAAATGGACGCCGACCGCCGACATTCACAAGCGCATTGAAGGCCTGCCGGCCTCGGTGCCCGGCGGCGTCGACAATCCGCTCGGCGCCCGCGCGCTCTATCTTTACCAGGGCAACCGCGACACGCTGTTCCGCATCCACGGTACCAACCAGCCGGAATATATCGGCGCCTCGATCTCTTCGGGCTGCATCCGCATGACCAACGAGGACGTCATCGACCTCTACAGCCGGGTGAAGACGGGCACGATGGTCGTCGTGCTCGAGCCCAAGCAGGGTGACTCGCCGTTCAATTCCAAGATGGCGCTGCAGGGCGGCGGCAACAGCGGTCCGATGGCGCAATAA
- a CDS encoding magnesium transporter CorA family protein — translation MFSVFVPSESSLKKLPAADPAALPENAVWIDLLNPTGQEDRAVERLAGIAVPTREDMQEIEISSRLYIENGARYMTATLMCQSDTDMPKTTAVTFILAGHRLVTVRYDEPKPFALVEHKLARSCMPGISGEMVMMELLDAVIDRCADILERAGAEVDQVSHDIFEPESARHGQAKRYSQILIAIGRKGDLVSKIRESLVSIGRVVTFLSAVVEGVKWSKDMREQLKTMQRDVVSLTDHASYLSNKITFTLDAMLGVVNLEQNNIIKLFSVMAVVLMPPTLIASVYGMNFKMMPELEWAHGYPMALIMMLMAAVLPYLFFRWKKWL, via the coding sequence ATGTTTTCGGTGTTTGTTCCCTCCGAATCCTCCCTGAAGAAGCTCCCCGCCGCGGATCCGGCGGCGCTGCCGGAAAATGCGGTCTGGATCGATCTGTTGAACCCGACGGGCCAGGAGGACCGGGCGGTGGAACGGCTGGCCGGGATCGCGGTGCCGACCCGGGAAGACATGCAGGAAATCGAGATTTCCAGCCGGCTCTATATCGAGAATGGCGCCCGCTACATGACCGCTACCCTGATGTGCCAATCCGACACCGACATGCCGAAGACCACGGCCGTCACCTTCATTCTCGCCGGTCACCGACTTGTGACGGTACGCTACGACGAGCCGAAGCCGTTTGCTCTGGTCGAGCACAAGCTGGCGCGCTCCTGCATGCCGGGGATATCGGGCGAGATGGTGATGATGGAACTGCTCGACGCAGTGATCGACCGCTGCGCCGACATTCTGGAGCGCGCCGGCGCCGAGGTCGATCAGGTCTCGCATGACATCTTCGAGCCCGAAAGCGCACGGCATGGCCAGGCCAAGCGATACTCGCAGATCCTGATCGCGATCGGGCGCAAGGGGGATCTGGTTTCCAAGATCCGCGAGAGCCTGGTCTCGATCGGCCGCGTCGTCACCTTCCTATCGGCGGTGGTGGAGGGCGTCAAATGGTCCAAGGACATGCGCGAGCAGCTCAAGACCATGCAGCGCGACGTCGTTTCTCTGACCGACCACGCCTCCTATCTCTCCAACAAGATCACTTTCACGCTCGATGCCATGCTCGGCGTCGTCAATCTCGAACAGAACAACATCATCAAGCTGTTCTCGGTGATGGCGGTGGTGCTGATGCCGCCGACCTTGATCGCGTCGGTCTACGGCATGAACTTCAAGATGATGCCGGAACTCGAATGGGCGCACGGCTATCCGATGGCGCTCATCATGATGCTCATGGCAGCAGTGCTGCCGTACCTGTTCTTCAGATGGAAGAAGTGGCTGTAG
- a CDS encoding SDR family NAD(P)-dependent oxidoreductase, with product MPSSSNAPRRTLLLTGASRGIGHATAIRFSSAGWRVITCSRHAFPEVCPWGAGPEDHIEVDLGSHDDTVRAISEIRRRLENDELHALVNNAAISPKAPGGGRLGTMDTDVETWNHVFHVNFFAPIMIARGLLEELKHARGAVVNVTSIAGSRVHPFAGAAYATSKAALAALTREMAFDFGRVGVRVNAIAPGEIDTSILSPGTEKIVEQQIPMHRLGTPDEVAKIIYVLCTETSSYVNGAEIHINGGQHV from the coding sequence ATGCCTTCCTCATCAAACGCGCCGCGGCGCACGTTGCTCCTGACCGGTGCCAGCCGCGGCATCGGCCACGCCACCGCGATCCGGTTCTCCTCGGCCGGCTGGCGCGTCATCACCTGTTCGCGGCATGCCTTCCCGGAAGTCTGCCCGTGGGGCGCAGGCCCGGAGGATCACATCGAGGTCGACCTCGGCAGCCATGACGACACGGTGCGCGCGATTTCCGAGATTCGCAGGCGGCTGGAGAACGACGAGCTGCACGCGCTGGTCAACAACGCGGCGATCTCGCCGAAGGCGCCGGGCGGCGGGCGGCTTGGCACCATGGATACTGATGTCGAAACCTGGAACCACGTCTTTCACGTCAACTTCTTCGCGCCGATCATGATCGCGCGTGGACTGCTTGAGGAGTTGAAACACGCCAGGGGCGCGGTGGTGAACGTCACCTCGATCGCGGGCTCGCGCGTGCACCCGTTCGCGGGCGCGGCCTATGCGACCTCGAAGGCCGCACTCGCGGCGCTGACGCGCGAGATGGCGTTCGACTTCGGCCGCGTCGGCGTCCGCGTCAACGCGATCGCGCCCGGCGAGATCGACACCTCGATCCTGTCGCCGGGCACCGAGAAGATCGTCGAGCAGCAGATTCCGATGCATCGCCTCGGCACGCCGGACGAGGTCGCCAAAATCATCTATGTGCTGTGTACGGAAACCAGTTCGTATGTGAACGGCGCCGAGATCCACATCAACGGCGGCCAGCACGTTTAG
- the pdxH gene encoding pyridoxamine 5'-phosphate oxidase, producing the protein MTDTTSIKHPTPLTSGDFTAAEEPFALFAEWFAEAVKSEPNDPNAMALATVDSDGLPDVRMVLMKGYDADGFVFYSHIASQKGRELAANPKAALLFHWKSLRRQVRIRGSVTPVTDQEADAYFATRPKQAQIGAWASKQSQPLESRFAFEQAIAKVAARYMIGEVPRPPGWSGWRIAPQCFEFWHDRPFRLHDRIEFRRDAPTKAWSKVRLYP; encoded by the coding sequence ATGACGGACACGACCTCCATCAAACACCCGACACCGTTAACATCGGGTGATTTTACCGCGGCCGAGGAACCGTTTGCGCTGTTCGCCGAGTGGTTTGCGGAAGCCGTGAAGTCCGAGCCGAACGATCCCAACGCGATGGCGCTGGCGACCGTCGATTCCGACGGCCTACCCGATGTCCGGATGGTGCTGATGAAGGGCTATGATGCCGATGGTTTCGTGTTCTACAGCCACATCGCCAGCCAGAAGGGCCGCGAACTCGCCGCAAATCCTAAGGCGGCTTTACTATTTCACTGGAAGTCGCTGCGCCGTCAGGTGCGCATCCGCGGCAGCGTGACGCCGGTTACGGACCAGGAAGCCGATGCTTATTTCGCGACGCGTCCGAAGCAGGCGCAGATCGGCGCCTGGGCCAGCAAGCAGTCGCAGCCGTTGGAGAGCCGCTTCGCCTTCGAGCAGGCGATCGCCAAGGTCGCGGCCCGATACATGATCGGCGAAGTGCCGCGCCCGCCCGGCTGGAGCGGCTGGCGCATTGCGCCCCAGTGTTTCGAATTCTGGCACGATCGCCCGTTCCGCCTGCACGACCGCATCGAATTCCGCCGCGATGCGCCGACAAAAGCCTGGAGCAAGGTGCGGCTCTATCCCTGA
- a CDS encoding RT0821/Lpp0805 family surface protein, which yields MTLILIGLGSGGCSLLRPDAYAKMNPADVTGSVGRQPAAPPVPTESDLAFARIAASDVLTKGDKDSSQPWENPETGARGSVTPLSQAYSSEDGRTCRDFLASYVNGRSERWLQGAACKAGHGRWEIHTIKPWTRG from the coding sequence ATGACGTTGATTTTGATCGGTCTCGGCTCGGGCGGCTGCAGCCTGTTGCGTCCGGATGCCTACGCCAAGATGAACCCTGCCGACGTCACGGGTTCAGTGGGCAGGCAACCGGCCGCCCCGCCGGTGCCGACCGAGAGCGATCTCGCCTTTGCCCGCATCGCCGCCTCCGACGTGCTGACCAAGGGCGACAAGGATTCCAGCCAGCCTTGGGAAAATCCCGAGACCGGCGCGCGCGGCTCGGTGACACCGCTGTCCCAGGCCTATTCCTCGGAAGACGGGCGCACCTGCCGGGATTTCCTGGCGAGTTACGTCAACGGCCGCTCAGAAAGATGGCTGCAGGGCGCCGCCTGCAAGGCCGGCCATGGTAGATGGGAGATCCATACGATCAAGCCGTGGACGAGGGGATAG